A DNA window from Anaerolineales bacterium contains the following coding sequences:
- a CDS encoding polymer-forming cytoskeletal protein — protein sequence MIAKSRIPAVRVLIASALVLAAAAVHAQPARALEIDRDGYFGEGEVVDDDLFLAYESVEMAGTVNGNLIAMGTDVLIRGTVNGDVLAFGSTVRISGAVNGNLISAGGDIIVEGSVRDSLFLGGNTIILGPEGTVGGNLYGGAFSITLSAGSIVERDAFLLGYQAILDGEVKRDVQAALGALEVNGKVGRDVIVDIGEPDEDAEDYAYFIYTPFTSTGRILPPGLHISEEAAIGGKLEYHSAVTQSAGIQAAPEGGVVYHYRKSEDFPKAGEDRENAKIHVIDFGAMFMNYVFGVIRELLTLVLLGALAVWLIPSVLNRAVGTLRAKPLPALVWGGVVLVGGWTAWIITGIIILMLGLAIGVVTLFGLMSSVFGIGFSALGLAGAVFLAVMLYGSKLVVALLIGDLILRLFRKDYSASCFWPLLLGILVMVFVDAIPVLGFLVSFIVILFGLGALWMIFRDWWRTRGAKA from the coding sequence ATGATTGCCAAATCTCGCATCCCGGCGGTCCGTGTGCTGATCGCATCGGCGCTCGTCCTGGCCGCGGCGGCCGTCCACGCGCAACCCGCGCGGGCGTTGGAGATCGACCGCGACGGATATTTCGGCGAGGGGGAGGTGGTCGACGACGACCTGTTCCTGGCTTACGAATCGGTGGAGATGGCCGGAACGGTCAACGGCAACCTGATCGCCATGGGAACCGACGTCCTCATCCGCGGAACCGTCAACGGCGACGTTTTGGCCTTCGGATCCACGGTCCGCATCAGCGGGGCGGTGAACGGCAACCTCATCTCCGCGGGAGGGGACATCATCGTCGAGGGCAGCGTGAGAGACAGCCTGTTCCTCGGCGGCAACACCATCATCCTCGGTCCGGAGGGGACCGTCGGCGGGAACCTCTATGGGGGCGCCTTCAGCATCACCCTCTCGGCCGGATCGATCGTCGAACGGGACGCCTTCCTGCTCGGATACCAGGCCATCCTGGACGGCGAAGTGAAACGCGACGTGCAGGCGGCGCTGGGAGCCTTGGAGGTGAACGGCAAGGTCGGCCGCGATGTGATCGTCGACATCGGGGAGCCGGACGAGGACGCGGAGGATTACGCGTACTTTATCTACACCCCTTTTACATCCACCGGTCGGATCCTTCCTCCCGGCCTGCACATTTCCGAGGAGGCCGCCATCGGCGGAAAATTGGAATACCACAGCGCGGTCACGCAGTCGGCCGGAATCCAAGCCGCGCCCGAGGGCGGCGTCGTCTACCACTACCGCAAGAGCGAGGACTTCCCGAAAGCCGGCGAGGATCGAGAAAACGCGAAGATCCATGTCATCGACTTCGGCGCGATGTTTATGAATTATGTCTTCGGGGTGATCCGCGAGCTGCTGACCCTGGTCCTGCTCGGGGCGCTGGCGGTCTGGCTGATCCCCTCAGTCCTGAATCGGGCCGTCGGAACCCTGCGCGCCAAACCGCTGCCCGCCCTGGTCTGGGGAGGGGTCGTCCTGGTCGGCGGATGGACCGCGTGGATCATAACCGGCATTATCATCCTGATGCTCGGGCTGGCGATCGGGGTGGTGACCCTGTTCGGGCTGATGTCGTCCGTGTTTGGAATCGGCTTTTCGGCCCTCGGCCTGGCGGGCGCCGTCTTCCTGGCGGTCATGTTGTATGGCAGCAAACTGGTCGTCGCCCTGCTGATAGGGGACCTGATCCTGCGCCTGTTCCGCAAGGACTACTCCGCCAGCTGCTTCTGGCCGTTGCTGCTCGGCATCCTGGTGATGGTCTTCGTCGATGCCATCCCGGTGCTGGGTTTCCTGGTGAGCTTCATCGTAATCCTCTTCGGCCTTGGGGCGCTGTGGATGATCTTCCGAGACTGGTGGCGGACCCGCGGCGCGAAAGCGTAA